The Rhinoderma darwinii isolate aRhiDar2 chromosome 11, aRhiDar2.hap1, whole genome shotgun sequence genome window below encodes:
- the ATOH7 gene encoding transcription factor ATOH7 isoform X2 codes for MKSASTTDGDSTDDCQVQCKGTPRCPLRSMPARVEGLTKRRVAANARERRRMQGLNTAFDSLRKVVPQWGEDKKLSKYETLQMALSYIMALNRILSEAERYRDEEDWSTIHHYEQFHQEHYQNYLELGSPDACDHFLTESFSH; via the coding sequence ATGAAGTCTGCTTCAACGACTGATGGAGATTCCACTGATGACTGCCAGGTACAATGTAAGGGTACCCCAAGATGCCCACTCAGGAGTATGCCAGCCAGAGTGGAAGGGTTAACAAAGAGGAGAGTGGCTGCTAATGCCAGGGAGAGGAGGAGGATGCAAGGACTGAACACAGCTTTTGATAGCCTAAGGAAAGTGGTGCCACAATGGGGAGAGGACAAGAAGCTCTCCAAGTATGAGACTCTACAGATGGCCCTCAGTTACATCATGGCTCTGAACAGGATCCTTTCAGAGGCAGAGAGATACAGAGACGAGGAGGACTGGTCTACAATTCATCACTATGAACAATTTCACCAAGAACACTATCAGAACTACCTGGAACTTGGGTCTCCAGATGCATGTGATCACTTCCTAACAGAATCATTTTCCCACTAA